The following are encoded in a window of Pongo abelii isolate AG06213 chromosome 16, NHGRI_mPonAbe1-v2.0_pri, whole genome shotgun sequence genomic DNA:
- the LOC112131549 gene encoding golgin subfamily A member 6-like protein 7 — protein sequence MWPQPHLPPLPMMSEKNQQSKLPEAKEKFTDDHQWNSAGAGTGATDSKQKKINNGTNPEKTTSGGYHSPEDEKQESHQYQQALRRQLEAQDHTIRILMCQKTELETALYYSQDAARKFEEESKDLAGCLHHSWNFARELQWALSAVSTQHKKADRYIKELTKERDALSLELYRNTITNEELKEKNAELQEKLRLVETEKSEIQLHIKELKRKLETGKILLPQVQTNTLQEEKMWNQEEELRDQKEKLRKQEEKMWRQEQRLRKQEKELRELEEQMRKQEEQMWEQDKQMRKQEEHMCDLEGQMRKQVEEMQKKEEQMMKQEEQMWEQEKQMMKQEEHMCDLDGQMRKQEEEMRKQEEQMMKQEEHMRDLEGQMRKQEEEMRKQEEQMRKQEEQMRKQEEQMREQDKQMQKQEEQMQEKEQMRKQEEQMQEKEEQMRKQEQMRKQEEQMCELEEQMRMQEEQMREQDERLRFKEERLWDQDEKMQEEEEKMRGQVEEKMRGQVEKMREKERTGEQKMQEERCSEPWLPPSEDLYDTSHPGSVKPAREATEGSPDDNCTAQQIMQLLGGRKNAQECPVLGSTSCIPFFYRGDKRKMKIISI from the exons ATGtggccccaaccccacctccctcccctccccatgatGTCAGAAAAAAACCAACAGAGCAAATTGCCTGAGGCCAAGGAAAAG TTTACAGATGATCATCAGTGGAACAGTGCTGGTGCTGGTACCGGAGCAACCGAcagcaaacagaagaaaataaataatggcactAACCCTGAGAAAACCACTTCTGGTGGTTACCATTCACCTGAGGAT GAAAAGCAGGAAAGCCACCAATATCAGCAAGCCCTAAGGAGGCagctagag GCCCAGGATCATACCATACGAATCCTTATGTGTCAGAAAACTGAACTGGAGACAGCGCTCTATTACAGCCAGGATGCTGCTAGGAAATTTGAAG AAGAATCCAAGGATCTGGCAGGATGCCTGCATCATTCCTGGAACTTTGCAAGAGAGTTACAGTGGGCTCTCTCTGCTGTGTCCACACAGCACAAGAAGGCGGACAGG TATATCAAGGAGTTAACAAAGGAGAGGGACGCTTTGAGTCTGGAGCTGTACAGGAACAC CATAACCAATGaggagctgaaggagaaaaatgccGAACTACAAGAAAAACTTCGACTCGTAGAAACTGAAAAGTCTGAGATCCAGCTCCACATCAAGGAGCTAAAAAGGAAACTGGAGACGGGCAAAATCCTGCTGCCACAG GTTCAAACCAACACtttgcaggaggagaagatgtggaatcAGGAGGAGGAGCTACGGGATCAGAAGGAGAAGCtacggaagcaggaggagaagatgtggagacagGAGCAGAGGCTGCGGAAGCAGGAGAAGGAGCTGCGTGagctggaggagcagatgcgaaagcaggaggagcagatgtgggagcaggataagcagatgcggaagcaggaggagcatatGTGCGACCTGGAGgggcagatgcggaagcaggtgGAGGAGATGCAGaagaaggaggagcagatgaTGAAGCAGGAGGAACAGATGTGGGAGCAGGAGAAGCAGATGATGAAGCAGGAGGAGCATATGTGTGACCTGGATgggcagatgcggaagcaggaggaggagatgcggaagcaggaggagcagatgatgAAGCAGGAGGAGCATATGCGCGACCTGGAGgggcagatgcggaagcaggaggaggagatgcggaagcaggaggagcagatgcggaagcaggaggagcagatgcggaagcaggaggagcagatgcgggaGCAGGATAAGCAgatgcagaagcaggaggaaCAGATGCAGGAgaaggagcagatgcggaagcaggaggagcagatgcaggagaaggaggagcagatgcggaagcaggagcagatgcggaagcaggaggagcagatgtgtGAGCTGGAGGAGCAAATGCGgatgcaggaggagcagatgagggAGCAGGACGAGAGGCTGCGATTTAAGGAGGAGAGGCTGTGGGATCAGGATGAGAAgatgcaggaggaggaggagaagatgcggggGCAGGTGGAGGAGAAGATGCGGGGGCAGGTGGAGAAGATGCGGGAGAAGGAGAGGACGGGAGAGCAGAAGATGCAGGAGGAGCGGTGCTCAGagccctggctccctccctccgAAGATCTGTATGATACGAGCCACCCTGGCAGCGTGAAGCCTGCACGAGAGGCCACGGAGGGTTCTCCTGATGACAATTGCACTGCACAGCAGATCATGCAGCTGCTTGGTGGAAGGAAGAACGCCCAGGAGTGCCCAGTCTTAGGCAGCACCTCCTGCATCCCATTCTTCTACCGAGgagacaagagaaagatgaagatCATCAGTATCTAA